The following are from one region of the Stenotrophomonas lactitubi genome:
- a CDS encoding glycine zipper 2TM domain-containing protein: MKSTTTTVLVAAGALLVGGIATAAFMKSGDKSPEQLSAGNPSESRLVDGNATDDGARGDAVDATAPRGLEYADVLKVDPITEKQKAYATVIGTDPVRETSTTQTPHEVCQDVVVQERLPERDGNVGGTVVGAVVGGLLGNQVGGGNGKKAATAAGAVAGGFIGNQVDKRHVGGRVVNRTERQCHTETATSESSRVTGYNVTYRNEDGTTGTMRMGSKPGNRIAMGTSDVVKGYNVTYRYDGAEKTVRLDNKPASDRLPVVDGQLVTQTAAAADSTANRQ; this comes from the coding sequence ATGAAAAGCACAACTACAACTGTCCTGGTCGCAGCGGGCGCGCTGCTGGTCGGTGGTATCGCAACCGCCGCCTTCATGAAGAGTGGCGACAAGTCGCCTGAGCAGCTGAGCGCCGGAAACCCGAGTGAATCTCGTCTGGTCGATGGCAATGCCACCGACGATGGCGCGCGTGGCGACGCAGTGGACGCCACTGCGCCGCGGGGTCTGGAATACGCCGATGTGCTGAAGGTCGATCCGATCACCGAGAAGCAGAAGGCCTATGCCACTGTGATCGGCACCGATCCGGTGCGCGAGACGTCCACTACCCAGACCCCGCATGAGGTCTGTCAGGACGTGGTGGTGCAGGAGCGCCTGCCCGAGCGTGATGGCAACGTCGGTGGCACCGTGGTCGGTGCCGTGGTCGGCGGCCTGCTGGGCAACCAGGTGGGCGGCGGCAACGGCAAGAAGGCTGCAACTGCCGCCGGTGCCGTGGCCGGTGGCTTCATCGGCAACCAGGTCGACAAGCGCCACGTGGGTGGCCGCGTGGTCAACCGCACCGAGCGCCAGTGCCACACCGAAACGGCGACCTCCGAGTCGAGCCGTGTCACCGGCTACAACGTGACCTACCGCAATGAAGACGGCACCACCGGCACCATGCGCATGGGCAGCAAGCCGGGCAACCGCATTGCCATGGGCACCAGCGACGTGGTCAAGGGCTACAACGTGACCTACCGCTACGACGGTGCAGAGAAGACCGTGCGCCTGGACAACAAGCCGGCCAGCGATCGCCTGCCGGTGGTGGATGGGCAGCTGGTCACCCAGACCGCCGCCGCCGCGGATTCGACGGCCAACCGCCAGTAA
- a CDS encoding DUF6116 family protein codes for MANPMLLPVLQWARRLRYPTLFKLTAGLFALTLFIPDPIPFVDELMLGLGTLLLANWKSRSATTPPPLEQR; via the coding sequence ATGGCCAACCCGATGCTGCTGCCGGTCCTGCAATGGGCGCGCCGGCTGCGCTACCCCACCCTGTTCAAGCTGACCGCCGGCCTGTTCGCGCTGACCCTGTTCATCCCCGACCCGATTCCGTTCGTCGACGAACTGATGCTGGGCCTGGGCACGCTGCTGCTGGCCAACTGGAAGAGCCGCAGCGCGACCACGCCACCGCCGCTGGAGCAGCGTTGA
- a CDS encoding TatD family hydrolase, which produces MNLLVDSHCHLDANEFDGDREAVIDRARAAGVQWQVVPAVTAVSWPKLRAVCQQATGLYPAYGLHPMFLDQHRPEHLPQLREWIEQERPCAIGECGLDFFVEGLDAEAQQDYFLGQLKLAREFDLPVIVHARRAVDAVIAAIRRIGGLRGVVHSFSGSPEQAAQLHKLGFLLGLGGPLTYERAQRLQRLVREMPLQQLLLETDAPDQPDAGIRGQRNEPARLAVIARHVAALRGMDIEDVARATTDNARRLFSLPAP; this is translated from the coding sequence TTGAACCTGCTGGTCGACAGCCACTGCCATCTGGACGCCAACGAATTCGACGGTGACCGCGAGGCGGTCATCGACCGCGCACGCGCTGCCGGCGTGCAGTGGCAGGTGGTGCCGGCTGTCACTGCGGTCAGCTGGCCAAAGCTGCGCGCGGTCTGCCAGCAGGCGACGGGCCTCTACCCCGCCTATGGCCTGCACCCGATGTTCCTGGACCAGCACCGGCCTGAACACCTGCCGCAGCTGCGTGAATGGATCGAGCAGGAGCGACCCTGCGCGATCGGCGAATGCGGACTGGATTTCTTCGTCGAGGGCCTGGATGCCGAGGCCCAGCAGGACTATTTCCTCGGCCAGCTGAAGCTGGCGCGCGAGTTCGATCTGCCGGTGATCGTGCATGCCCGCCGTGCAGTGGATGCGGTGATCGCCGCGATCCGCCGCATCGGTGGCCTGCGCGGGGTGGTCCACAGCTTTTCCGGCAGCCCGGAACAGGCCGCGCAGTTGCACAAACTGGGATTCCTGCTCGGCCTGGGCGGACCACTGACCTACGAGCGCGCGCAGCGCCTGCAACGGCTTGTCCGCGAGATGCCACTGCAGCAGTTGCTGCTGGAGACCGATGCGCCGGACCAGCCCGACGCGGGTATCCGTGGCCAGCGCAACGAGCCGGCGCGGCTGGCGGTCATCGCCCGCCACGTCGCCGCGCTGCGCGGAATGGACATTGAAGACGTGGCGCGGGCCACCACGGACAACGCGCGGCGGCTGTTCAGCCTGCCCGCACCGTAA
- a CDS encoding tRNA threonylcarbamoyladenosine dehydratase, whose amino-acid sequence MNEQVKQRFAGIERLYGVGALERLQGSRVAVVGMGGVGSWVVEALARSAVGHLALIDADDICVSNTNRQLPALEGNYGRNKAEAMAERCRAINPQIEVDAVQAFLTPANMAELLDRGFDLVIDACDSFRVKVETIAWCRRRKLPLLTVGAAGGRTDPTLVRIRDVSRTEHDAMLALIRKKLRSEFNFPKNAKRYFGVPAVYSLENVKYPQADGSVCGLRPNLGADAALKLDCGAGLGAATHITGAFAFAAVGKALEMLLEPKKVKAEAVEAEAGV is encoded by the coding sequence ATGAACGAACAGGTCAAACAACGCTTCGCCGGCATCGAACGGCTGTATGGCGTCGGCGCGCTCGAGCGCCTGCAGGGCAGCCGTGTCGCCGTGGTCGGCATGGGCGGCGTGGGCTCGTGGGTGGTGGAGGCGCTGGCGCGCTCGGCGGTCGGCCATCTGGCCCTGATCGATGCCGATGACATCTGCGTATCCAATACCAACCGCCAACTGCCGGCGCTGGAGGGCAACTACGGGCGCAACAAGGCCGAGGCCATGGCCGAGCGCTGCCGGGCAATCAATCCGCAGATCGAGGTCGACGCCGTGCAGGCGTTCCTGACCCCGGCCAACATGGCCGAACTGCTGGACCGCGGTTTCGACCTGGTGATCGACGCCTGTGACAGCTTCCGGGTGAAGGTGGAAACCATCGCCTGGTGCCGCCGCCGCAAGCTGCCGTTGCTGACCGTCGGCGCGGCCGGCGGCCGCACCGATCCCACCCTGGTGCGCATCCGCGATGTCTCGCGCACCGAGCATGACGCGATGCTGGCGCTGATCCGCAAGAAGCTGCGCAGCGAATTCAACTTCCCGAAGAATGCCAAGCGCTATTTCGGCGTGCCGGCGGTGTATTCGCTGGAGAACGTGAAGTATCCGCAGGCCGATGGCAGCGTCTGTGGCCTGCGGCCGAACCTGGGCGCGGATGCCGCCCTGAAGCTGGATTGCGGCGCTGGTCTGGGTGCGGCCACCCACATCACCGGCGCGTTCGCGTTCGCGGCGGTGGGCAAGGCGCTGGAGATGCTGCTGGAGCCGAAGAAGGTGAAAGCCGAAGCGGTTGAGGCAGAGGCCGGGGTGTGA
- a CDS encoding cytochrome c, producing the protein MSASPPRRPSTAYRYLFVLGLGLMIGLIATVMVGRALQARRDPFPDSLMQVMQRQADLLLQAQQQNRCSLGDSVPRLQVLRLLSNDLDLAFPGLKDSRQFQQHASKYRADLNAALASPPTDCTALAQQVQALKDDCRACHQDFR; encoded by the coding sequence ATGAGTGCCAGCCCACCCCGCCGCCCGTCCACCGCCTACCGCTATCTGTTCGTACTCGGTCTGGGCCTGATGATCGGCCTGATTGCCACGGTGATGGTCGGCCGTGCCCTGCAGGCGCGCCGCGATCCGTTTCCGGACAGCCTGATGCAGGTGATGCAGCGGCAGGCGGATCTGCTGCTGCAGGCGCAGCAGCAGAACCGCTGCAGCCTGGGCGACAGCGTCCCGCGCCTGCAGGTGCTGCGACTGCTGTCCAACGACCTGGACCTGGCCTTCCCCGGGTTGAAGGACAGCCGGCAGTTCCAGCAGCACGCCAGCAAGTACCGCGCCGACCTCAATGCGGCTTTGGCCAGCCCTCCCACCGACTGCACTGCGTTGGCGCAGCAGGTGCAGGCCCTGAAGGACGATTGCCGGGCCTGTCATCAGGATTTCCGCTGA
- a CDS encoding glycine zipper 2TM domain-containing protein, translating to MKIQLIAASVIATVGLAGCATSPGYGGGGYNNNGYNNGGYGNNSGYNQGRCADCGIVTRINAVQSGRTAPSATGAILGGIVGAVAGHEISDHTGGSRGNKNIAAAAGAVGGALAGNQIQKNVTSDTYDISVRMDDGRTIVVNQRDLGGIRENTYVRVVNGKVILR from the coding sequence ATGAAGATCCAGCTCATCGCCGCCAGTGTCATCGCAACCGTCGGCCTGGCCGGCTGTGCCACCTCGCCGGGCTATGGCGGTGGTGGTTACAACAACAACGGCTACAACAACGGCGGCTACGGCAACAACTCCGGTTACAACCAGGGCCGTTGCGCCGACTGCGGCATCGTCACCCGCATCAATGCCGTGCAGTCTGGCCGTACCGCGCCTTCCGCCACCGGCGCGATCCTCGGCGGCATCGTCGGCGCGGTCGCCGGCCATGAGATCTCCGACCACACCGGCGGCAGCCGCGGCAACAAGAACATCGCCGCCGCCGCCGGCGCCGTGGGTGGTGCACTGGCGGGCAACCAGATCCAGAAGAACGTGACCAGCGATACCTATGACATCAGCGTGCGCATGGATGACGGCCGCACCATCGTGGTCAACCAGCGCGACCTCGGCGGCATCCGCGAAAACACCTATGTCCGCGTGGTCAACGGCAAGGTCATCCTGCGCTGA
- a CDS encoding cold-shock protein, with the protein MADRENGTVKWFNDAKGFGFISRQNGEDVFVHFRAIETQGFKSLKEGQAVSFEVVQGQKGLQADKVQPA; encoded by the coding sequence ATGGCTGATCGTGAGAACGGTACCGTGAAGTGGTTCAATGATGCCAAGGGCTTCGGCTTCATCAGCCGGCAGAATGGCGAGGACGTGTTCGTGCACTTCCGTGCCATCGAGACCCAGGGCTTCAAGAGCCTCAAGGAAGGCCAGGCTGTGAGCTTTGAAGTCGTGCAGGGCCAGAAGGGTCTGCAGGCCGACAAGGTCCAGCCGGCGTAA
- a CDS encoding DUF456 domain-containing protein, producing the protein MDLSFILYLLAVIFVLIGIAGIVLPALPGIPLVFVGLVLAAWADGFVHVGWPTLLILGVLTALSLLVDVLATVVGAKRVGASRKALWGTFIGSIVGLFFMPIGLFAGPLLGALLGEYWHTRELGRSTKVGLATWFGILLGLALKLALVIAMLGLFAFAWFL; encoded by the coding sequence ATGGACCTCTCATTCATCTTGTATCTGCTAGCGGTCATTTTTGTCCTGATCGGCATCGCAGGCATCGTCCTGCCGGCCCTGCCGGGCATCCCGCTGGTCTTCGTCGGATTGGTACTTGCTGCGTGGGCAGATGGCTTCGTCCATGTCGGCTGGCCGACCCTGCTGATCCTCGGCGTACTGACCGCGCTGTCGCTGCTGGTCGACGTGCTGGCGACCGTGGTTGGCGCCAAGCGCGTGGGCGCCAGCCGCAAAGCACTGTGGGGCACCTTCATCGGCAGCATCGTGGGCCTGTTCTTCATGCCGATCGGCTTGTTCGCCGGGCCCTTGCTCGGCGCCCTGCTGGGCGAGTACTGGCATACCCGCGAGCTCGGCCGCTCGACCAAGGTCGGGCTGGCCACGTGGTTCGGCATCCTGCTGGGCCTGGCGCTGAAGCTGGCGCTGGTGATCGCGATGCTGGGCCTGTTCGCCTTCGCCTGGTTCCTGTGA
- a CDS encoding phospholipase A: MTLSPLFPRLAPLALALASAPLAAQEFAPSAEASPAACAAITTDAARLACYDRQFGRTPQATAEADAAAEAAAQARREQRDTTRVSQGEEKLRERVSDLFRSEAPDSALANAGRGSLLDSRWELAEDSKLGPFQLRAYKPVYLLPAFWTSDRNTMPHSPNPANSVTTPQVLDSAELKFQISFKTKIAENLFGDNGDIWAGYTQSSRWQAYNGEDSRPFRETNYEPEVMMVFRNGYSIGGWRGRMTGISLNHQSNGRADPLSRSWNRVILNVGLDRENWALVLRPWYRIPETRSDDNNPDIEDYMGRGDATLTWNHKGHEVSLMARHSLRTGDRSHGALQLDYGFPISNLLRGHVQIFDGYGESLIDYNHKATYVGVGVSLLEWF; this comes from the coding sequence ATGACCCTCTCTCCGTTGTTCCCCCGCCTTGCACCGCTGGCGTTGGCCCTGGCCAGCGCGCCACTGGCAGCGCAGGAATTCGCGCCCAGTGCCGAGGCGTCGCCGGCCGCCTGCGCAGCCATCACTACCGATGCGGCACGTCTGGCCTGCTACGACCGCCAGTTCGGGCGCACGCCGCAGGCCACCGCCGAAGCTGATGCGGCCGCCGAAGCCGCAGCACAGGCACGCCGCGAGCAGCGCGACACCACGCGGGTAAGCCAGGGTGAAGAAAAACTGCGCGAACGTGTCAGCGATCTGTTCCGTTCCGAAGCTCCAGACAGCGCCCTTGCCAATGCCGGCCGTGGTTCGCTGCTGGACAGCCGCTGGGAACTGGCCGAGGACTCCAAGTTGGGCCCGTTCCAGCTGCGTGCGTACAAGCCCGTGTACCTGCTGCCGGCCTTCTGGACCAGCGATCGCAACACCATGCCGCACTCGCCGAACCCGGCCAACAGCGTGACCACCCCGCAGGTGCTGGACAGTGCCGAGCTGAAATTCCAGATCAGCTTCAAGACCAAGATCGCCGAGAACCTGTTCGGCGACAACGGCGACATCTGGGCCGGCTACACCCAGAGTTCGCGCTGGCAGGCCTACAACGGCGAGGACTCGCGCCCGTTCCGCGAGACCAACTACGAGCCGGAAGTGATGATGGTGTTCCGCAACGGCTACTCGATCGGTGGCTGGCGTGGGCGGATGACCGGCATCAGCCTCAACCACCAGTCCAACGGCCGTGCCGATCCGCTGTCGCGCAGCTGGAACCGGGTGATCCTGAATGTCGGCCTGGACCGCGAGAACTGGGCACTGGTGCTGCGTCCCTGGTACCGCATTCCCGAGACCCGCAGCGACGACAACAACCCGGACATCGAGGACTACATGGGCCGCGGCGACGCGACCCTGACCTGGAACCACAAGGGTCACGAGGTCTCGTTGATGGCGCGTCACTCGTTGCGTACCGGTGACCGCTCGCACGGCGCCCTGCAGCTGGACTACGGCTTCCCGATCAGCAACCTGCTGCGCGGCCATGTGCAGATCTTCGACGGCTATGGCGAAAGCCTGATCGACTACAACCACAAGGCGACCTATGTCGGCGTGGGCGTGTCGCTGCTGGAATGGTTCTGA
- the arsC gene encoding arsenate reductase (glutaredoxin) (This arsenate reductase requires both glutathione and glutaredoxin to convert arsenate to arsenite, after which the efflux transporter formed by ArsA and ArsB can extrude the arsenite from the cell, providing resistance.), translated as MEVTIWHNPACSNSRGALKLIRDAGVEPVVIEYLGNPPDVATLRQVLAESGLTATELVRSKEPEFAALGLQGSDDDALLAAMATHPRLINRPVVRTAKGTRLCRPPETVLEIL; from the coding sequence ATGGAGGTGACCATCTGGCATAACCCCGCGTGCAGCAACTCGCGCGGGGCGCTCAAACTGATCCGCGACGCGGGTGTCGAACCGGTGGTGATCGAGTATCTGGGCAACCCACCCGACGTGGCCACGCTGCGCCAGGTGCTGGCCGAATCCGGCCTGACAGCGACCGAACTGGTGCGCAGCAAGGAACCCGAGTTCGCCGCACTGGGCCTGCAGGGAAGCGACGACGACGCCCTGCTGGCCGCGATGGCCACCCACCCACGGCTGATCAACCGCCCGGTAGTACGCACCGCCAAGGGCACCCGCCTGTGCCGGCCCCCGGAAACGGTGCTGGAGATCCTGTAA
- a CDS encoding glutathione S-transferase family protein has protein sequence MRTTLYGSTSTASLVVHWLLIELGIEHELVLLDFDTREHKSADYLALNPAGKVPTLLIDGQVLTEAAAIALYLADRHPQAGLLPAVGTPARGEAYRWMFWCANTVQPAYRAWFYAHEAAGGECIDGVRAMARQQLEAAWQHVATHLQSGGPYLLGDAPSVVDFMLVMLMRWSRNMPTPSDHWPVLKAYADRLKARPAFAEVYRREGITDWR, from the coding sequence ATGCGCACCACCTTGTATGGTTCCACCAGCACCGCCTCGCTGGTGGTGCACTGGCTGCTGATCGAGCTGGGTATCGAGCACGAACTGGTGCTGCTCGATTTCGACACGCGCGAGCACAAGTCGGCCGACTACCTGGCCCTGAATCCGGCCGGCAAGGTGCCGACCCTGCTGATCGACGGCCAGGTGCTGACCGAGGCGGCCGCGATCGCGCTGTATCTGGCAGACCGTCATCCGCAGGCGGGGTTGTTGCCTGCCGTCGGCACGCCGGCACGCGGCGAGGCCTATCGTTGGATGTTCTGGTGTGCCAACACCGTGCAGCCGGCGTACCGCGCCTGGTTCTACGCGCATGAAGCGGCGGGTGGCGAGTGCATCGACGGCGTGCGTGCGATGGCGCGGCAGCAGCTGGAAGCGGCGTGGCAGCACGTTGCCACGCACCTGCAGAGCGGCGGCCCCTACCTGCTTGGCGATGCGCCGAGCGTTGTCGATTTCATGCTGGTGATGTTGATGCGCTGGTCGCGCAACATGCCCACGCCCAGCGACCACTGGCCGGTGTTGAAGGCGTATGCGGACCGCCTGAAGGCGCGCCCGGCGTTCGCCGAGGTCTATCGCCGCGAAGGCATCACCGACTGGCGGTAA